The sequence AATCGTTGCCTCGATTCCTGCCCTTCTCACCTCTAGGCTCTCGCCGATGCAGTAAAAGATCGTGTAGCCCAAGGAGGCGTAGTAGCGAAATTTTTCTGCACAGAAGGCTTGGGATTCTCCTAGGATTCCTCTTCGTTCGCTATGCCCGATAAGGATCGTTTGGATAGCCAGCTCTTCTAATTGCTCGCTTCCTACTTCGCCCGTGAAGGCTCCACTTGGTGCGGGGTAGGCGTTTTGTGTTCCAATGCAAACCCCTCCAATATCATCGAAAAAATCGAGGGCCAAGGGAGGCGGGAAGAGAAAAATATCATGCTCGCAACTTGTCTCAAAGAGGAAATTGGAGAGACGCTCTAGATAGTGTCGAGTCGATTTTCGCGTGTGATTTGTTTTGAAATTGGCGGCTAAAATCATCGCTCGCTCCTATAAAATTTTCAAAAGACCAAAACTCGATTCTATCCAAAATTGACTTTGAGGAAAAATCGCCAAAGAAAAATCACCAAGGAATCGCTCGCTCCATGGAGCGATTCTCTTGGGGGGTGGGGGAGAGAAGGGGGATGAGCGTGGGGGGAGGGAGTGGGGAGGCGGAGGAGCTTTGACTTGGCGTTATGGACAAGGGGAGGAGTTTTTGGCTAGGAGGATTGAGGGGGCGCTCCTCTTTGAGGTGGGATAGGGTGAGGTTGAGATTGTGGCGTGTTTGAGGGTCATCTCTATGTTTGAGGGCTCGCTCATAGGCCTCTAGGGCGAGGCGATACTCTTTGAGGTGGTAGTGAGCGTTGCCTTGATTGTGTTCTAGCGCATGGAGGAGGTCAGGATTTTTGGTTTGGATGCGCGCATAGAGGGTGATGGCCTCTTGGAAGCGATTTTGACGATAGAGCGTATTGGCGAGATTGTATTGGGCCTCTGGCGAGGGAGATTCTTGGAGGATAGTGCGATAGAGGGTTTCGGCCTCTAGGAAAGATTCTTCGAGATAGAGCCGCTCAGCCTCTTTGGCTTTAGGGTGTTCTAGGGCGCTGGAGGGAGTGGTGAGATTTAGAGCAAGAAGAATGATCAATATCTTAGAGAATCGAATCATAGGCAGAGGGATGAAGCCTAGGGCCAAAAGCCCTAGGGCTGCCCCAAGGAGATAGGGAAAAAGCTCCGTGCGAGGGTTTGAAATCCTCTTTGAGGGGGAAGAGAGGAGGGAGCGAAGATGGGCAAGATCGCTTTTGTCATAGGAGGCTTCAATGAATCCTTTAGAGGCGAGCGTTTGGAGGTGAGGATTGAGGGGGGTGCGAATGAGGGCACCCTGAAACGGAAACTCTCCCCCCTCTTTGGTGCCAATGGCATAGACCATCAAGGGGAGGGCATGGCGCTCAATAAAGGAGCGCTCCTCTTTGAGCTCTCCCTCGGC comes from Wolinella succinogenes DSM 1740 and encodes:
- a CDS encoding triose-phosphate isomerase, with the protein product MILAANFKTNHTRKSTRHYLERLSNFLFETSCEHDIFLFPPPLALDFFDDIGGVCIGTQNAYPAPSGAFTGEVGSEQLEELAIQTILIGHSERRGILGESQAFCAEKFRYYASLGYTIFYCIGESLEVRRAGIEATIRHNLSQLEGIDLSYPKLIIAYEPIWAIGTGVSASLEQIQETHAALKAHLSCPLLYGGSVNLSNIAEILALPEVDGALIGSASLKVEDFCQMIQKI
- a CDS encoding vWA domain-containing protein, producing the protein MEILNPLFLWLMLPPLLLFFWILLHQKEPLERFFSPKALERLRLRRALFSPKIQRLCLFGSAICMLLALSRPILPLSSSTQESPKERLVILFDASLSMEANDLYPTRWLFAKERLAELLEGMESSHEVALIVFARHSFMLSPFTEELRTLGSLWRRFTPSSLPPPRESNLLLALESAYALLQGSLTPSLVLLVSDGAEGELKEERSFIERHALPLMVYAIGTKEGGEFPFQGALIRTPLNPHLQTLASKGFIEASYDKSDLAHLRSLLSSPSKRISNPRTELFPYLLGAALGLLALGFIPLPMIRFSKILIILLALNLTTPSSALEHPKAKEAERLYLEESFLEAETLYRTILQESPSPEAQYNLANTLYRQNRFQEAITLYARIQTKNPDLLHALEHNQGNAHYHLKEYRLALEAYERALKHRDDPQTRHNLNLTLSHLKEERPLNPPSQKLLPLSITPSQSSSASPLPPPTLIPLLSPTPQENRSMERAIPW